A genome region from Columba livia isolate bColLiv1 breed racing homer chromosome 2, bColLiv1.pat.W.v2, whole genome shotgun sequence includes the following:
- the TNFRSF11A gene encoding tumor necrosis factor receptor superfamily member 11A isoform X2: protein MPVPSGCWLLLLCLAAAGKQLSLQITPPCESEQHYEYSGRCCTKCEPGKYLSARCTGTSDSVCQPCGPNEYMDVWNEEDKCLLHKICDQGKALREVNPGNSTFQRQCACTTGYHWDEDCDCCQRNTICAPGFGVEHPVQQDKDTMCAPCPRGYFSKVASSTDKCKSWTNCTALGMAEIVPGTDKSDAVCAYQKVPEPSEDGTNRILYVLIVILFFVALIGIVIFIIYYKNKGKKLTADLQNWANEVCSQIKRTQEPSRDVTVNITNAADPQTSEDRCLLGPTGPPAPGISCCTGGHAPCRNGSPSTAPCEAGGNLPELSVVTKTDDDDHFPPVPTEDEYMDKDLNTTDYLSLLSRTASKTISSFSEPMEAGENDSLNQYFSGIGSTEDVSVPQGFHPSSDTGGAHTATDKLLQKSCQQGHSCLKETGNKDTDRFATNYDSEKICVRCGISYREYPKKWSKPCCAAADGASTSPGTGSNAQCTCGLNFLSAGQSNLASDHSVEDASSDSTNMKYQNTNRSTSGTNRSTSGTNSSTSDLPPASGNVTGNSNSTFISSGQVMNFKGDIIVVYLSQNSQEGTAASGPSEENVGSPVQEENLSRCETFAGNTQHYKEKCAELQGSCPLVGSGGPRWPPGTLPQERGLSHHSQASQPVQEEGKLGHFSEKVLN from the exons TTGTCACTACAAATCACTCCGCCGTGTGAAAGTGAACAACACTATGAATACTCTGGACGGTGCTGCACAAAGTGTGAGCCAG GAAAGTATTTGTCTGCTAGATGCACTGGTACTTCTGATAGCGTGTGCCAGCCATGTGGCCCAAATGAGTATATGGATGTCTGGAATGAAGAAGATAAATGCTTACTACATAAAATATGTGATCAAG GGAAAGCTTTGAGAGAAGTGAACCCAGGGAACAGCACGTTCCAGCGGCAGTGCGCTTGTACAACGGGCTACCACTGGGATGAAGACTGCGACTGCTGCCAGCGAAATACCATATGTGCTCCAGGATTCGGAGTCGAGCACCCTG TGCAACAAGACAAGGACACAATGTGTGCACCATGTCCCAGGGGCTACTTCTCAAAGGTCGCTTCATCCACCGACAAGTGTAAATCATGGACCAA ctgtaCAGCTCTAGGAATGGCAGAAATAGTGCCTGGGACTGACAAGTCAGATGCCGTTTGTGCATACCAGAAGGTGCCTGAGCCATCGGAAGACG GAACAAACAGGATCTTATACGTGTTGATTGTCATCTTGTTTTTTGTGGCACTAATTGGCATTGTCATCTTCATCATATACTACAAGAATAAGGGAAAAAAGCTGACAG CAGATCTACAGAATTGGGCTAACGAAGTGTGCAGCCAAATAAAACGAACACAG GAGCCCTCCAGAGATGTTACCGTGAACATCACAAATGCTGCTGATCCCCAGACCTCTGAAGACAGGTGTCTCCTGGGCCCCACGGGCCCTCCTGCCCCTGGAATCTCATGCTGCACCGGTGGTCACGCTCCTTGCAGGAACGGGAGCCCCAGCACGGCGCCGTGTGAGGCGGGAGGGAACCTCCCAGAGCTTTCTGTGGTAACCAAGACTGATGATGACGACCATTTCCCACCAGTTCCCACAGAAGATGAATACATGGATAAGGATCTCAACACCACTGATTATTTATCTTTACTGAGTCGGACTGCCAGTAAAACCATATCATCATTTTCAGAACCGATGGAGGCAGGGGAGAACGACAGCTTAAATCAGTACTTTTCTGGGATTGGGAGCACAGAGGACGTATCAGTTCCTCAAGGCTTTCACCCTTCCTCTGACACAGGTGGGGCACACACTGCCACGGACAAACTTCTTCAGAAATCTTGCCAACAGGGCCACAGTTGCCTGAAGGAAACAGGCAACAAAGACACAGATCGTTTTGCAACGAACTATGACTCAGAGAAGATCTGTGTGAGGTGTGGCATTTCATACAGGGAATATCCCAAAAAGTGGAGCAAACCCTGTTGTGCTGCAGCTGATGGTGCCTCCACCTCCCCAGGAACTGGATCCAATGCACAGTGCACTTGTGGCTtgaattttctctctgctggTCAGAGCAATCTAGCAAGTGATCACAGTGTGGAAGATGCATCTTCAGACAGTACAAACATGAAGTATCAGAACACAAACAGAAGCACGTCAGGGACAAACAGAAGCACTTCAGGGACAAACAGCAGCACTTCAGACCTCCCTCCAGCATCTG gaAATGTGACTGGAAACAGTAACTCCACCTTTATCTCAAGTGGACAAGTAATGAATTTCAAGGGCGACATCATTGTTGTCTACCTTAGCCAGAACTCCCAGGAGGGGACAGCGGCCTCGGGCCCAAGTGAGGAGAACGTGGGCAGCCCCGTGCAGGAGGAAAACCTCAGCCGCTGCGAGACTTTTGCGGGCAACACCCAGCACTACAAGGAGAAGTGTGCCGAGCTGCAGGGCAGCTGTCCACTGGTGGGGAGCGGGGGGCCCCGGTGGCCCCCGGGAACTCTGCCCCAGGAGCGGGGACTGTCCCACCACAGCCAGGCATCACAGCCCGTGCAGGAGGAGGGGAAGCTGGGACACTTCTCAGAGAAGGTGTTGAACTGA
- the TNFRSF11A gene encoding tumor necrosis factor receptor superfamily member 11A isoform X1, with product MERGWEKGAEKAVCSSMPKHSAPADLDMSAPIFPKKSMMLLMCLKLSLQITPPCESEQHYEYSGRCCTKCEPGKYLSARCTGTSDSVCQPCGPNEYMDVWNEEDKCLLHKICDQGKALREVNPGNSTFQRQCACTTGYHWDEDCDCCQRNTICAPGFGVEHPVQQDKDTMCAPCPRGYFSKVASSTDKCKSWTNCTALGMAEIVPGTDKSDAVCAYQKVPEPSEDGTNRILYVLIVILFFVALIGIVIFIIYYKNKGKKLTADLQNWANEVCSQIKRTQEPSRDVTVNITNAADPQTSEDRCLLGPTGPPAPGISCCTGGHAPCRNGSPSTAPCEAGGNLPELSVVTKTDDDDHFPPVPTEDEYMDKDLNTTDYLSLLSRTASKTISSFSEPMEAGENDSLNQYFSGIGSTEDVSVPQGFHPSSDTGGAHTATDKLLQKSCQQGHSCLKETGNKDTDRFATNYDSEKICVRCGISYREYPKKWSKPCCAAADGASTSPGTGSNAQCTCGLNFLSAGQSNLASDHSVEDASSDSTNMKYQNTNRSTSGTNRSTSGTNSSTSDLPPASGNVTGNSNSTFISSGQVMNFKGDIIVVYLSQNSQEGTAASGPSEENVGSPVQEENLSRCETFAGNTQHYKEKCAELQGSCPLVGSGGPRWPPGTLPQERGLSHHSQASQPVQEEGKLGHFSEKVLN from the exons ATGGAGAGGGGGTGGGAAAAGGGAGCTGAAAAGGCTGTTTGCAGCTCGATGCCAAAGCACAGTGCTCCTGCAGACCTTGACATGAGCGCGCCCATTTTTCCAAAGAAGTCAATGATGCTGCTCATGTGTTTAAAG TTGTCACTACAAATCACTCCGCCGTGTGAAAGTGAACAACACTATGAATACTCTGGACGGTGCTGCACAAAGTGTGAGCCAG GAAAGTATTTGTCTGCTAGATGCACTGGTACTTCTGATAGCGTGTGCCAGCCATGTGGCCCAAATGAGTATATGGATGTCTGGAATGAAGAAGATAAATGCTTACTACATAAAATATGTGATCAAG GGAAAGCTTTGAGAGAAGTGAACCCAGGGAACAGCACGTTCCAGCGGCAGTGCGCTTGTACAACGGGCTACCACTGGGATGAAGACTGCGACTGCTGCCAGCGAAATACCATATGTGCTCCAGGATTCGGAGTCGAGCACCCTG TGCAACAAGACAAGGACACAATGTGTGCACCATGTCCCAGGGGCTACTTCTCAAAGGTCGCTTCATCCACCGACAAGTGTAAATCATGGACCAA ctgtaCAGCTCTAGGAATGGCAGAAATAGTGCCTGGGACTGACAAGTCAGATGCCGTTTGTGCATACCAGAAGGTGCCTGAGCCATCGGAAGACG GAACAAACAGGATCTTATACGTGTTGATTGTCATCTTGTTTTTTGTGGCACTAATTGGCATTGTCATCTTCATCATATACTACAAGAATAAGGGAAAAAAGCTGACAG CAGATCTACAGAATTGGGCTAACGAAGTGTGCAGCCAAATAAAACGAACACAG GAGCCCTCCAGAGATGTTACCGTGAACATCACAAATGCTGCTGATCCCCAGACCTCTGAAGACAGGTGTCTCCTGGGCCCCACGGGCCCTCCTGCCCCTGGAATCTCATGCTGCACCGGTGGTCACGCTCCTTGCAGGAACGGGAGCCCCAGCACGGCGCCGTGTGAGGCGGGAGGGAACCTCCCAGAGCTTTCTGTGGTAACCAAGACTGATGATGACGACCATTTCCCACCAGTTCCCACAGAAGATGAATACATGGATAAGGATCTCAACACCACTGATTATTTATCTTTACTGAGTCGGACTGCCAGTAAAACCATATCATCATTTTCAGAACCGATGGAGGCAGGGGAGAACGACAGCTTAAATCAGTACTTTTCTGGGATTGGGAGCACAGAGGACGTATCAGTTCCTCAAGGCTTTCACCCTTCCTCTGACACAGGTGGGGCACACACTGCCACGGACAAACTTCTTCAGAAATCTTGCCAACAGGGCCACAGTTGCCTGAAGGAAACAGGCAACAAAGACACAGATCGTTTTGCAACGAACTATGACTCAGAGAAGATCTGTGTGAGGTGTGGCATTTCATACAGGGAATATCCCAAAAAGTGGAGCAAACCCTGTTGTGCTGCAGCTGATGGTGCCTCCACCTCCCCAGGAACTGGATCCAATGCACAGTGCACTTGTGGCTtgaattttctctctgctggTCAGAGCAATCTAGCAAGTGATCACAGTGTGGAAGATGCATCTTCAGACAGTACAAACATGAAGTATCAGAACACAAACAGAAGCACGTCAGGGACAAACAGAAGCACTTCAGGGACAAACAGCAGCACTTCAGACCTCCCTCCAGCATCTG gaAATGTGACTGGAAACAGTAACTCCACCTTTATCTCAAGTGGACAAGTAATGAATTTCAAGGGCGACATCATTGTTGTCTACCTTAGCCAGAACTCCCAGGAGGGGACAGCGGCCTCGGGCCCAAGTGAGGAGAACGTGGGCAGCCCCGTGCAGGAGGAAAACCTCAGCCGCTGCGAGACTTTTGCGGGCAACACCCAGCACTACAAGGAGAAGTGTGCCGAGCTGCAGGGCAGCTGTCCACTGGTGGGGAGCGGGGGGCCCCGGTGGCCCCCGGGAACTCTGCCCCAGGAGCGGGGACTGTCCCACCACAGCCAGGCATCACAGCCCGTGCAGGAGGAGGGGAAGCTGGGACACTTCTCAGAGAAGGTGTTGAACTGA